DNA from Onychomys torridus chromosome 1, mOncTor1.1, whole genome shotgun sequence:
TCCAACCTTCCAATCTCACCCCAGGTCCCTTGAGggagacctctctctctctcacatttgCCACAGCTTTTCCCTTTTCACAGTTATTGCCCAATTTGCCGCCATTCTCAGGATGAAGCTAGCTGAGGCAATAGAGGCCCTGGCTCCCATCTCTGTCATAatttcccaccaccaccacattctACATTCTAGACACAAGTCACCACCTTTCATATCCTTTCCATGTCTCCATCTTTGCCTGGATTGCATATTCCTGTACTAATGAATATATGTAACCTGATATTTCAGAGGataaagcaggaggattgctgtgaattcaaggactGCCTGGGCAgttagtgagactttgtctcaaaaggtaTAAGAGAGTCGGGAATGGTAGTTAAGGGTTTGCCTTATTTGAAGGAGGTCCTGTGCTCCATTTTCTATGCTAAACCAAAAGAATAGTTACTAAATGTTATCTctggttttaaaaatgttatctgTGGGTCTAGTCTCTCTCCCACATCCTCGGGCTGTGGCTGTCATCTGGCTGCTGTCAATGCTGGTGGTTAGGGCTTGTTTGTGATACATGTCAGTGGCCTCAGAGTGGGctcacagagagaggaagaaaagagaaagatagaaactGAGAGAAAGAAGAGCACTTAAAGAGAGGAGAGACACGGGCAACTTGTGTCCACACAGGCCAGAACACACTTCAGGTGGGCAGGTCTGTATGGCCCTTCCCCTCCCTGAGGGCTTCTCTGTTACTCACCATAAGGCTCATGTGTGGTTGACTTAGGTGCTAAGGATGGAACTCGGACCTCATTCATGCTCAGCCAATCTCTACGACTGAGCCACAATACCtgcccttgttttattttttgccttaAGGCAGGGCCTCACTAAGGTgcctaggccagccttgaactcactgtgtatcccaggcagACTTTGAAGTTGTGATACTCCTTGCTCtggcctcctgagtagctgggatgatAGGCTGGGGTTATGTTGTGACTAAATTGATCTTGGAACAATTAGATCTCAGAAGGTTTTTATTGAATGTGTGAAGAAACCAATGAAAGGTAAGGCAAGGTaggaggggcagagacagacTCCCACATTTCTTCTGTAGCTCCTGAGAGGACAAGGCTCCAAACATCCTGCTGACCCTGCTGTCTTGCCTTCTGTTCACAGAGTTTCATACCCAGCCCGGTGGGTTCTACAGTGAGCACCCAGGCTCAGGCAGCCTGGTGTGGAGACAGAGGTGTGGGGGGGGAGATTAGGTACTTGAATGGCCTGCATTGCCCTGCCCCACACCCCAGCAGAGTCCTCCCGGGGGAGGTGGGCTGAATAGTTACCTgcacagaggaagaggacagaggaaaGCCAGCCCAGGTAAAAGGACCAGGCAAAGAATGTCTGGACCTGGGGAGATGGAGTCTGGCTCCATCTATGACTGGTGTACACTGCCATGGCCACTATTACGGAGAGCGCTGAGGACAAGAACAAGAGAAAGCTGGCTTGGTCACTGCAGGACTCACCAGCTCTCGTGCGCTAGTGCAGCCCAGATCATACCTGCAGCAAAAGCCATGACAGTTGAGACCAGAGGGCCACGGCCTGGGGCAGACAGGGCCGGATGGTAAGACAGAATCAGGAAGCCCACAGACACCAGGCTCCACAGGGTGGCCAGGATACAGAAGCTCTGTGTCACATGGATATAACCTAATGCAAGATGAGACTTCTGAGTGTCTATTCCCTCTGGCCATTCCCACCACCCAGCACCCATTGTACTTTACCTGCTACTTGGATCCCGTGTGTTGTTGGCCAGAGGCCCGAGTGGGAAGAGTAGCTGGGGCCTGTGGCCACTATCCAGAAGTCAGTACTCAGAGCAATCAGAGTAGAAATCAGGCCCAGGGAGCCAGCAAGCAGAGCCAGGGACCGGCAGGGCTCCATGGACACAGCTCTGGGTTTCCGCTTCTTAGGGGATGAAGAACACAGATAACCCAGACTATTGGTCTTAGAGACAGAAAAAGGATGTGCACCCAGACTCTCAGGTCCTCTGAGctagagaagcagccagcaagcaGTCACTTTGGCTGGGAGTCCTCTGTAGCTTCGGGCCTGGCATCTGACTCTTCTCACACCCTCCCTTCCTGTgtgacctcccctcccctcttggattggcttctctctttctgtgtggtgggggagggccctGCTGATGTCTTTACTCGCTGGCTGCTCTGGGGGTGTCCACCTTCCGTGGTCTAGGTAGTGGTTTAGACTGTTGTCACAGGTTCTGTACCTCTATGGTTGGAGATAATAGAGAGGGTTTCCTGGAAGACCTTAGGGAGGGGTTTGGGGGGCCCAGAGGTGGGAGATGGACTAGTCATACTAGGGTGTGAATTAACTCAAAGGGGAGATGTGGCTAAGGGGACAGTTATGTCACACTTTCCTGTGGTTTTTACGCTTCGCTCCTACTCTAGCACTAAAGTTTGCGACAGTTAAGGGGTGGTGGGCTCAAAATACCAGTTCCACAGGAGGAAGGACTTAGTGGGAAGAGAGAGTCCACGTTCCTAGTTAAGCTTCTGTCTAGGACAGACAGGATTCCAAAAAAGTTTAAGGAGGGGAAGCCCTTCCAACATCCTCATCTCACAAATATAGTGAGAAGTCACCCCACCTGCGTGGGCCTCCAGCATGGGTGTCTTATCACCAAGATGAGGGTGTCTGGGGAATGGAAACAAAGGGACAATTCAGGGTCTTCTGCCTCTGTCCTCCGGTAGTGGTCAACACCTTCTCTACAGGGAAGCGCAAATGTATATGTCATCTCTTAATATGGTGGTGACATAAGCCTGTCTTCCCAGAACCCAAGAGATCTgaggcaggagtttgaggccagcctgccttccaaaagcataaaataaaatggagagggGACAGAGTTGTGCTGTCCCTGGTGAAGGCCATTCACGAAGGGAAGGAGAGATAAGGAATTGCCTGGAGCTTAAGTGAGTGGGGAACAGGGAAGCTAGGTTTTTATAGATCAATTTGTTCATTTGATTATCCCACATATCCATCTCTGGACATTAAACCATGGCTATTTCTGAGTTAGGGACCCATTTATCTTGTTTTCATCCCTGTAGAACTGAAGTAGAGAGACCACCATATCAGAACACACCTGTTCCCAGACCACCACACTAGCCCGATTCTCTCCAAAGCAGCCCTGTGAGGACACACACTTTGGTAGTTTCACATCACTTTTATTAAATCCCAAAATGTCTTTCTAAAAGAGTTTCCATTTTTCTACCACCCCTTGGGGCAGGTGGGGGTTCACATCTCAACTCCCTCCCACCTgacccacagaggacagagggatCAGGGGCTCCCCTATCTAGAATCCAGGACTGAGCCCCCTCATTCCCTCAGCAGTTAGGATTTCCAGCTCCTGGGTCCTCCTGTTCTTCTTCAGTGCCCTCATTGCAACTTTCAGCTGCAAGATTTACTGCAAGGCTCAGCGTGGTGTGGATAGGCGCCGGCACTCATGCATCCGGTAGGCACACATGTAGAAAATCCCTGTGTGGACAGAATCCGTTGATACTCAAAACCCTTTGGGCCTACCTTTCCATCCCAAGAGACTtctcatttcctccctctcttagGGTGACCAGCCCCCAGTCCCCTTAGATCTGTGTAGGATACCTTGTCAACTCACCCTCTGAGGTGTTTGCCTTGCCCCAGATTCCAGCCTTCCCACCCCTCTACCTCAGTACCTGCAAAGAAGGTCATGAGCAGGGCCACCCAGCCCAGGATGTAAGACCATGAAAAGCGCCAGTCCCCAAAGCGGCGGCCGAGGAAACTGACGGTGACGCCAGTGTAGATGGCCAAGGCCAACAGCACAAAAAGAGCTGGGGAGAGAGCATGGGGTGAGATGAAATGGGATAAGAGAACTGGAGATAAGGAAGAGGGGAGGTTGATGGGGACAGTAGTGACAGTGAAGGGGATATGGGTTCGGTGTGGGTTCAGTGGGGGATGGGATTGGGTGAGGAGAAGGCTAGGAAGCACAGTAAAGCATTTGACAGTTCCTTTTCCCTGGATTCTGGAAGGGGAACTAAATCCTTGCAGTGTTCTGAGTTAGAGAGTGTCTTAATTACTCTAAAGAGCTCCTTGGATCACACTCGAGTTTGTATGAAATAACAGGTGGCTTAGGGTGCCCATCAGAAATGTCCACCAGGGGACTggaggctgtggtggtttgaataagaatggccccataggctcatatttttTAACACTTAGTcttcaggaagtggcactatttgaaaggattagaaggattgggGGGtttggtcttgctggaggaaatgtgtcactgggggtgggctttgaggtttcaaaagcccggTCCAAGCCCAGACTGTTTCTCTCTTGGCCAGTGGATCAGTATGTAACTCTCAGATACTTCTCCAGGACAGTGAATGCCAACGTTCTCCCTACCATGAAGATGATGAACtaaatctctaaaactgtaaggcatccccaattaaatgttttcctttataacagttgctgtggtcatggtgtctcttcacagcaatgactAAGACAGAAGGTTATTAAGACCCTGAGCCTGAGAGCACTGCCTCTGGGACAGGGGAAGCTGGAGGTTAGACAAAGTCATGGACAGTGAGTCCATCTGTGATGGTTGGTCTTCAGTGCCAGCTCtattggatttagaatcacctaggacagacagacagacacacacacacacacacagagataagttatttcatttatgtgtgtgtgcaccacagtgCTTGtaaggaggtcagagaacaatctgtaggagtctgttctctctttctctgagttTATGGGGACATGGACTCAGTTTGCCAGCCCCTCCAGAGCATTTTCGTTAAGGTGGAATATACACCCTGAATGTGGACAACAGTATCTCATGGGCTGGGGGCCTGGACAGAGTAAAGAATAAGAAAGTGAGCTGACTACCAGCTGCCATCTCTGTTTCCTAACTGTGGATGtaatatgaccagctgcctcgtGCTTCTGCCATCATGATTTTGTTGCCATGATGGCCTGTGCCCTCAAACTGAGAGCCAAACATACCTTCTTATCTTCATTAAGTTGTTTCTTCTTAAGTATttggtcatagcaatgagaaGTGCCACTAATGCACTATTCATCCCCTGTGAAATAAAATTCTGACAGGATTCACCTTATGTGTCTGTGCTGAATGTCTATAAGGACTGTCACTTaagtgtaaatatttttaaagttctgtgGGGTGTTAGTTAGTATTAGAATCCCTGACTAGAATCCTTAGTGAGGGACTAagagtgtgactcagtggtagagtgcctgcctatcGTACCTATTGTACCCTcacccagtgaggggctgggtggtATTCAGTGGTAGTCTCTGCCTAGAATTCTCCAGCAAGAAGCTAAGAGTGGTAGAATGTCTTTCTAGTGTGTGTAAGTTCCTGAGATTTTATTCTCATGACCAggataaaagagagaaaggaaagaagggagggaggaagtgattGCCTCTAATTAAAAAGCAGaattaaaagcaaagaagaaagaaaagtcagtgCAGCTGGGTCTAGGGATGAGCGAGGGAACAGAGTGGAAAGTGACAGGAAGTGGGTGTTGGACTGGGGCTGAGAAGCTGGAAAATTtgggtggggaaggaagggtgggCTCACTCACTGGAGGCAAAAAACATGATGCCGGCAGAGAAGGGCCTGGAGAGGCGGGTGAAGGTGGACTGCTGTGCAAAGGCTAGGACACCCATGATGATGCCCGAGGTGGCACACAGGGCAGACAGGATCATGAAAGCCCGGGTGGCATTCCAATATGCTGTGGGGACACATCACAGTCACTCCTGGGCCACTACCTCTGGGATCACTGTGCCTTGTTTTTCTCCATGTATCTGACTCAGCTCTTCCCTCTTTTGACATAGCATACTCATCCTCCAAGGCCCCACTCTTAAGACCTCTTCTGGAGAGTGTTGTTCTGATCGTGGGCACTACCATCACACTCTGCTCCGGGTTCTGTCTCCAGTGTGACTTCTCCTCGAGGAAGGGACTGGCTTGGTTCTTGCTGTGAACATCCACAGCATTAAGTGTGGCTTATACATAGGTCTTGTGAAATGTTTATTGAGTGAATGTTTCCCCATATACTCTTGACCATAATCTCTATCTTCTGATCCTTTCCATTCCATCCATTATACTTTCCTGTATCCAAAAAGTCCTGTTCTTTTGCTTTAACTATATTTGTAGTGTCTGAAAAGACCAGGGCTGGCAACTTTATTCTCTGTTACATCCCTGGCCCCCGACACCTATCTGGCACATGATAGGTGTTTAGTAACAAGTTTTGAGACCCAGTCTCTTATAGCCCACTCTTGTTCTTGAAGTCATGATGTAGCTAAGGTTGACCTTGGATTCCtgactctcctgtctctaccttccacgtgctggaattataggcttgAGATACCACATTTtgctctgtttttgagacaggctcttattacatagtccaggctgtcctggaagtgTGGGTCCTCCTGGGTCTCCTGAGTTCTTGaattgcaggtgtgtaccaccatatctgCCTCTGTCCAATCCTTACAGACAACTCAACTGCCTGCCGGCACTCCTGGGATATGGAAGGAGGCTGACCTATGAAAAGTGCTTGGGCTAGGTAAGCACTTAGGAGGTTTagcttatttttgttattttcagaaataaaactcAGTAATTATTAATATACTGTATAAAATCTTGTGCAGTATAACATGATGTATTATATCAGCTTATATACTGTATTGTATGatatatgaaacaaaacattaaatattactAATTTCTCATGCTATAGAGAATATATTATGTAGACTAGAGCACATGATTCATTAATATCATATATTCATACCTTATGTATACTATGTAATACACTTCTCCATGTCATACTTctttcatcgtgtgtgtgtgtgtgtgtgtgtgtgtgtgtgtgtgtgtgtgtgcatactgcATACATGCTTGTGTCTGTACCTGTTtgtgtgggtgcatatgtgtatgaGCATATTGAGATCCAAGGTTgaccttgggtgttgttcctcaggcattgtccaccttgtttttgaaatGAGGTTGCTCACTAGCTTGGAGTTCACCAAGCAGGCTAAGGTGGGCCTCAGGGATATACATCTCTCTCTGTTGCTTCAGGGTTAGGATTCATGTaccctttatttgtttgtttggatgacaggcaatcctcttgcctcagcctcctggttcTGGAATTATAGAACCGACCTGCTTGCCTGTCTGTCTACTGgcctgtctgtctacctacctctggtgatttgaatgagaataaaccccataggctcatatatttcaatgtttggtccccagttggtggaactgtttgggaaggattgggagatgtggcctgttgggaggaggtgtgtcactaggaatGTACTTTGAAGTTTCTAAGTCCAAGCCAggcttagtctctctctctccctcccccactctctttccctccctccctcctgcttgtAGATTAAGAGGtgatctctcagctactgctgcagcatcatgcctgcctggctgctgccatgctccccattatGATGGTCACAGACTCTAACACATTGAAACTCTAAGCCCCAGTAAACTCtcttctataagtttccttggtcatggtgttttgtcttgGCAATAGAAGAGTATCTAAGATACTTCCTacttatctatccatccactcaccctaccctatctatcatctatcttgtCCTATCCTTcctatttatccatttatctattcTATCCATCATTTTCTACATTACTTATACATTTATCCACCCTTTCCATCATATCCATCCATATCCTGTCTATCCATCATATTTTTTgtttaccttttgtttttttttcttttttaattcattttacataccaaccacagatttcccctctaatccccctcctgcccccccaccttccctcccatccctcatcccctcctccagcagggtaaattctcccatggggggacagctaagcctggtacatttatttgaggcagaaccaagcccctccccaatttatcaggggtgagcaaggtttcctaccataggtaatgggatccagaaagctggctcatacACCAGGAATAGAaactgatcacactgccaggggcttcTCAAAACAgtcccagctacacaactgtctcctgtatgcagagggtctagtccagtcccatgtaggttccacagtggagtgggagagcaatgaaacagatatcttgatagaaggagacattatggggtaagggggaaacatggtgctagggaaattcccaggaatccacaaagatgaccccagattagattattagcaacagtggtgaggatgcctgaactggcctaccctggtaagcAGATTGGTgtatactctgtcatcatagaaccttcatccagtaactcatagaagcagatgcagagatccacaaccatgctctgagagtccagttgaagagagggaagaggggttaCGTGAGCAAgggggggtcaagaacatgatgggtaaccaagctcaaaggaactcatgaactttatcCATCATACTTCTATCCTatcctatccatccatccatccatccatccatccactctatcattctttccttccttccttccttccttccttccttccttccttccttccttccttcctatctatctatctatctatctatctatctatctatctatctatctattctttgTCCATTCACCTGTCTACCCATCATCTCTACATCCTatatatcaatcaatcaataatcaaTCGTCAGTCAGTCAGCCAATCACCTATGCATCCATTcatgtatccatccatctataGGTACGTGGCCTGGTACACAGTAGATAGCAAAACATCTTTCATCTGGCATGAGGTCGTCAACAGCCTCTTGTGGTCCCTGTCCCACACTGTTTATTGGCTCATggcatttgtttgttgtttcttgagacagggtcagaCTATGTAGCCtaaaactcacaatcctcctgtcgCCACATCTCAAATGCTAAGATTATATGCATATGCTCCATACCCAGCTCATAGCAGATATTTGTAACATACTATTTATTCTGAGAACCCCAGTTTCATTGCTGCATCTAACACCATTTTGTGTGGGAAAATGCCACCCCATTAACCTAACCACTAAACCTTACACCCTGTCCCTGCAACTAGAAAACAACCATAGATCCCAAGTCTATTCCACCTCCTGCTGAGGACCCTAGTGCCAGTGCATCTGCCTCTCCAAGCCACCATACTTTCTCTTAGAATGTCAGGAATGATGGCTGTGAGGCTGTGCTCTGGGGGAGGGCTAGACTTCAGCACCTCTCAAACCCTGGCTCAAAGCTCACCAATGCTCTCCGTCTGCAGGAAGCACTTACTGCCCAGGCAGTA
Protein-coding regions in this window:
- the Nkg7 gene encoding protein NKG7, which codes for MEPCRSLALLAGSLGLISTLIALSTDFWIVATGPSYSSHSGLWPTTHGIQVAGYIHVTQSFCILATLWSLVSVGFLILSYHPALSAPGRGPLVSTVMAFAAALSVIVAMAVYTSHRWSQTPSPQVQTFFAWSFYLGWLSSVLFLCAGCLSLGAHCRTHRAGYETL
- the Lim2 gene encoding lens fiber membrane intrinsic protein; this encodes MYSFMGGGLFCAWVGTILLVVATATDHWMQYRLSGSFAHQGLWRYCLGSKCFLQTESIAYWNATRAFMILSALCATSGIIMGVLAFAQQSTFTRLSRPFSAGIMFFASTLFVLLALAIYTGVTVSFLGRRFGDWRFSWSYILGWVALLMTFFAGIFYMCAYRMHECRRLSTPR